In a genomic window of Methanosarcina horonobensis HB-1 = JCM 15518:
- a CDS encoding YegP family protein: MAKFEVYRDEFGEYRFRLRARNGQIIAVSQGYKSKEGCIKGIRSVKENAPNARVIVLEEEFGEKEGS, encoded by the coding sequence ATGGCTAAATTTGAAGTTTATCGGGATGAATTCGGAGAATACCGTTTCAGGTTGAGAGCAAGAAACGGGCAGATTATTGCCGTAAGTCAGGGTTATAAAAGCAAGGAAGGTTGCATTAAAGGGATCCGGTCAGTAAAAGAAAACGCACCGAATGCACGAGTTATAGTACTCGAAGAAGAATTCGGAGAAAAAGAGGGAAGCTGA
- a CDS encoding 4Fe-4S binding protein: protein MADKKIDFSSLKSKGFLPQRQENMFSMRLKVVSGNLDAEKLRAIADAAEKYGSGYVHITSRQQIEVPFVKLEDAEAAISELEKLGISGGAAGKRVRAVVACQGDRVCRHGLVDCQELARIIDEKYFGEAVPKKLKIAVTGCPSACVRPQDNDFGIMGTVRPQILEENCVGCKLCEKACKMGAIKVLENKAWIDTEKCILCGACIAACRKDALRAEKTGCTIFVGGRAGRQPRQGIKLLGLADKEQLFSILEKTFEYYRRESLDGERLGDLIDRLGIEKYLDTVGCVPHTGD from the coding sequence ATGGCTGATAAAAAAATTGACTTTTCTTCACTCAAAAGCAAAGGTTTTCTGCCTCAGAGGCAGGAAAATATGTTTTCAATGCGGCTGAAAGTCGTGAGTGGGAATCTGGATGCCGAAAAACTACGGGCAATTGCAGATGCAGCCGAGAAATACGGCTCCGGCTATGTTCATATAACCTCAAGGCAGCAGATTGAGGTTCCTTTTGTCAAACTTGAAGATGCGGAAGCAGCAATCAGTGAACTTGAAAAACTGGGTATCTCAGGAGGCGCTGCCGGAAAGAGAGTAAGAGCCGTTGTCGCCTGCCAGGGAGATAGGGTCTGCAGACACGGGCTAGTCGACTGCCAGGAGCTGGCACGCATAATCGATGAAAAATATTTTGGGGAGGCTGTCCCGAAGAAGCTCAAGATTGCAGTAACAGGCTGCCCCTCAGCCTGTGTGAGACCTCAGGACAACGATTTCGGGATCATGGGCACGGTAAGACCTCAAATCCTCGAAGAAAATTGCGTTGGCTGCAAGCTTTGTGAAAAGGCATGTAAGATGGGGGCAATAAAAGTCCTGGAAAACAAAGCCTGGATAGACACGGAAAAATGCATCCTGTGCGGAGCCTGCATTGCAGCCTGCCGGAAAGATGCACTCAGAGCAGAAAAAACCGGATGTACAATCTTTGTCGGAGGCAGGGCAGGACGTCAGCCCAGGCAGGGGATAAAACTTCTTGGGCTTGCGGACAAGGAGCAGCTTTTTTCAATTCTTGAAAAAACCTTTGAGTATTACAGGAGAGAGAGCCTTGACGGAGAGAGGCTCGGAGATCTTATTGATAGGCTGGGAATTGAAAAATACTTAGATACAGTTGGCTGTGTGCCGCACACTGGAGATTAA
- a CDS encoding glutaredoxin family protein, whose protein sequence is MDLFGQNKEKGDHVSGIDRGKVIMYGLSTCVWCKKTKKLLTDLGVDFEYVFVDRLDGDEEKEVIEEVRRYNPSTSFPTTVINDEKAIVGFKEKEIREALGF, encoded by the coding sequence GTGGATCTTTTTGGCCAGAATAAAGAGAAAGGGGACCATGTTTCCGGAATTGACAGGGGTAAGGTCATAATGTACGGGCTGAGCACCTGCGTATGGTGTAAAAAAACAAAAAAACTGCTCACCGATCTGGGCGTAGATTTTGAGTATGTTTTTGTGGACAGGCTTGACGGAGACGAAGAAAAGGAGGTTATCGAGGAAGTAAGGCGTTACAACCCCTCGACTTCTTTTCCCACTACTGTCATAAACGATGAAAAGGCAATTGTGGGTTTTAAAGAAAAAGAAATTCGTGAAGCTCTTGGCTTTTAA
- a CDS encoding ferredoxin-thioredoxin reductase catalytic domain-containing protein produces MKEEEASEEGISEEEVDKVYRRLRDQVEKSGYHLNPDVEFTKDLVRGLLANERRYGYWSCPCRLSADNKEEDLDIICPCYYRDPDLNDYGACYCALYVSDDVIREERRVESIPERRPPKEQRDAEKAEEKKREEMMDTMEFSGELSKPVWRCKVCGYLCAMDEAPGVCPICKARKERFERFM; encoded by the coding sequence TTGAAAGAAGAGGAAGCTTCCGAAGAAGGCATATCAGAAGAAGAAGTTGATAAAGTTTATAGGCGGCTGAGAGACCAGGTTGAGAAGTCAGGCTATCACCTCAACCCTGATGTTGAGTTCACAAAAGACCTTGTACGTGGGCTACTGGCAAATGAAAGGCGCTACGGTTACTGGTCCTGCCCGTGCAGGCTCTCTGCCGACAACAAAGAAGAGGATCTTGATATTATCTGTCCCTGCTATTACAGAGATCCCGATCTGAACGATTACGGAGCCTGTTACTGTGCGCTTTATGTGTCTGACGATGTCATTAGAGAAGAGAGAAGGGTTGAATCGATTCCTGAGAGGCGCCCTCCTAAGGAACAGAGAGATGCTGAGAAAGCCGAAGAAAAGAAGAGAGAGGAGATGATGGATACCATGGAATTTTCAGGGGAACTTTCAAAACCGGTATGGAGATGTAAGGTCTGCGGATATCTCTGTGCCATGGATGAGGCTCCAGGAGTCTGTCCTATCTGCAAGGCAAGGAAAGAAAGGTTTGAACGGTTCATGTAA
- a CDS encoding dihydrolipoyl dehydrogenase, translating into MKNYDLIVIGTGSGMNYVNSIIDSNPKMKIAVIDKDEPGGICLTRGCIPSKLLLYPAELVRELERASLFGIKLEIKDVEFRTIMERMRRKIGEEIEIIRRGLIESPDFDYYPEAAEFVSPYTLRVGEEILHSEMIFLCTGSKPAVPPVRGLEEAGYITSDTVLELNECPKSLAILGGSYIGAEYGHFFSAMGAEVTVIGRNPHFLPQEEPEISELARIKMSEYMRILTNHEAIEVRKENNGQKTVIAKDRVSGEETKIIVDEILVATGRVPNTDILHPERAGIKTDPQGWILVNEYLETSQPNIWAFGDANGKYLLKHVGNYESGVVYLNAIMQEKVKADYHAVPHAVFSYPEVAGVGMSEKEAIEEFGEKRVIIGFKLFEDTAKGDAMEARDYFVKVILDGLEDKILGAHIIGPHASILIHEIIPLMYTASRSAKPMIQCMDIHPSLSEVVKRAFYTRLSPEHYHHVMKHLGLEEDEGSVES; encoded by the coding sequence ATGAAAAATTATGACCTGATTGTGATAGGTACGGGTTCAGGAATGAACTATGTAAACTCGATTATAGATTCGAATCCGAAGATGAAAATAGCTGTTATAGATAAGGATGAGCCCGGAGGGATCTGCCTTACAAGAGGGTGTATCCCTTCAAAGCTTCTGCTTTACCCTGCAGAGCTTGTTAGAGAACTTGAAAGAGCTTCACTTTTCGGGATTAAGCTCGAGATAAAAGATGTCGAGTTTCGCACGATCATGGAAAGGATGCGCAGAAAGATAGGAGAAGAAATAGAGATAATCAGGCGAGGATTAATCGAGAGTCCTGATTTTGATTATTACCCTGAAGCTGCCGAATTTGTTTCTCCATACACCCTGAGGGTTGGAGAAGAAATCCTTCACTCTGAAATGATCTTCCTGTGTACAGGCTCAAAACCTGCAGTTCCGCCTGTTAGAGGGCTTGAGGAAGCCGGTTACATTACAAGCGATACAGTGCTTGAACTCAATGAATGCCCGAAAAGTCTTGCAATTCTCGGGGGAAGTTACATAGGAGCTGAGTACGGGCACTTTTTTTCAGCTATGGGAGCTGAAGTCACGGTCATAGGGAGAAATCCGCATTTTCTTCCCCAGGAAGAACCCGAGATATCCGAACTTGCCAGGATAAAAATGTCGGAATATATGCGGATCCTTACAAACCACGAAGCGATAGAGGTCAGAAAAGAAAATAACGGGCAAAAAACAGTTATTGCAAAGGATAGGGTTTCGGGAGAAGAAACTAAAATTATCGTAGATGAAATCCTTGTAGCAACAGGCAGAGTCCCTAACACCGATATCCTCCATCCCGAAAGGGCAGGAATTAAAACGGATCCTCAGGGATGGATTTTAGTTAACGAGTACCTTGAGACTTCCCAGCCAAATATTTGGGCTTTTGGGGATGCAAACGGAAAGTACCTGCTCAAACATGTAGGAAACTATGAGTCCGGGGTGGTTTACCTGAACGCAATCATGCAGGAAAAAGTAAAGGCAGACTACCATGCTGTACCGCATGCAGTTTTCTCCTATCCGGAAGTTGCAGGGGTTGGGATGTCAGAAAAGGAAGCCATAGAGGAGTTTGGGGAAAAGAGAGTAATCATAGGTTTCAAGCTCTTTGAGGATACCGCAAAGGGAGATGCTATGGAAGCCAGGGACTATTTCGTAAAGGTAATTTTGGACGGACTGGAAGACAAAATCCTGGGCGCCCATATTATAGGACCCCATGCCTCAATTCTTATCCACGAGATTATTCCTCTCATGTATACGGCATCAAGAAGTGCAAAACCGATGATACAATGCATGGATATCCACCCATCCCTAAGTGAAGTGGTCAAGCGAGCATTTTATACCCGGCTGTCACCTGAGCATTATCATCACGTTATGAAACATCTGGGGCTTGAGGAGGATGAAGGCTCAGTTGAAAGTTAA
- a CDS encoding MFS transporter: MVKEMKKTGASGEVPEICRTADTHDNAAEKKVVLIIAILAGFITPFDGSAVNIALPTIGAEFHMDAISLSWVATAYLLSSAVCLVPFGKIADIYGRKKVFLYGIAIFSLASLLMTMVPSTEMFIRIRVLQGVGSAMIFGTGVAILTSAFPPGERGKVLGIYITAVYLGLSLGPFLGGMMTHYLGWRSIFFVNVPLGIITVLLILWKLKGDWLECKGEKFDLIGSIIYSAAVIATMYGFSVLPDITGAALIAAGLGGVIIFAFYEMRVPFPVLDIRLLTKNRVFALSNLSALINYSATFAVTFLLSLDLQYTKGFTPEHAGLILIAQPVVQAIISPAAGRLSDRIEPRIVASAGMSLTCLGLFLLIFLTETTPIWYLIICLLVLGAGFGLFSSPNTNAIMSAVDKRFYGVASGMNGTMRLLGQMLSMGIAMMIFAIVIGPVQITPEYYPQFISSLHYAFILFTIFCIIGVFASLVRGKTGLDHTGVSGVNKKSLR; encoded by the coding sequence ATGGTAAAAGAAATGAAAAAAACCGGAGCATCTGGAGAAGTTCCGGAAATCTGCCGTACTGCTGATACTCATGATAATGCCGCAGAAAAAAAAGTTGTACTCATTATTGCGATACTTGCCGGATTTATCACTCCCTTTGACGGTTCGGCAGTAAACATTGCCCTGCCCACAATTGGGGCAGAATTTCATATGGATGCGATTTCCCTCTCCTGGGTTGCAACCGCCTACCTTCTTTCCTCGGCAGTGTGCCTTGTCCCTTTCGGGAAAATCGCAGATATTTACGGAAGGAAAAAGGTTTTTCTTTACGGCATTGCTATCTTCAGCCTTGCGTCCCTGTTAATGACCATGGTCCCTTCAACTGAAATGTTCATCAGAATACGGGTTTTACAGGGCGTAGGGAGTGCTATGATTTTCGGGACAGGGGTTGCCATTCTTACCTCTGCCTTTCCACCCGGAGAGCGTGGAAAAGTTCTCGGGATTTATATTACTGCGGTCTATCTGGGCCTTTCTCTTGGTCCTTTCCTTGGCGGCATGATGACGCATTATCTCGGCTGGAGGAGTATTTTCTTTGTAAATGTCCCTCTCGGCATCATAACTGTCCTTCTTATTCTCTGGAAGCTGAAAGGCGACTGGCTTGAGTGCAAAGGAGAGAAATTTGACCTGATAGGATCCATTATTTACAGTGCAGCAGTCATTGCTACCATGTATGGTTTTTCAGTTCTTCCCGACATTACGGGAGCTGCTCTCATAGCAGCAGGACTTGGCGGAGTTATTATCTTTGCCTTTTACGAGATGCGGGTACCTTTCCCTGTTCTTGATATTCGGCTCCTCACAAAAAACAGGGTCTTTGCTCTTTCAAACTTATCTGCGCTTATTAACTACAGTGCAACATTTGCAGTGACCTTTCTATTGAGTCTGGATCTACAGTACACAAAAGGTTTTACTCCCGAACATGCCGGGCTTATTCTGATAGCTCAGCCGGTTGTCCAGGCAATTATTTCTCCTGCTGCCGGAAGACTCTCAGACAGGATTGAGCCGCGCATCGTTGCATCTGCGGGTATGTCACTCACATGTTTAGGGCTCTTTCTTCTGATCTTCCTTACAGAGACTACTCCAATATGGTACCTGATTATCTGCTTGCTGGTGCTTGGTGCAGGCTTCGGGCTCTTTTCGTCCCCCAATACAAATGCCATTATGAGTGCGGTTGATAAAAGATTCTATGGTGTCGCATCAGGAATGAACGGAACTATGCGACTCCTTGGTCAGATGCTCTCGATGGGTATTGCGATGATGATCTTTGCGATTGTTATCGGTCCGGTACAGATTACACCCGAGTATTATCCCCAGTTTATTTCGAGCCTTCATTATGCGTTTATCCTGTTTACGATATTCTGCATTATCGGGGTATTCGCATCCCTGGTGAGAGGAAAAACAGGCCTGGATCATACTGGTGTGTCTGGAGTGAATAAAAAATCCTTACGGTGA
- a CDS encoding nitroreductase family protein, translating to METMDALLTRRSIRKYLPDPVSRDLIENILKAGMSAPSAGDEQPWHFIIIDRHDLLEKISEIHPYAKMLKNSPAALLICADPETPKFKEFWVQDCSAASENMLLAAHDQGLGAVWIGIYPAEKLVTGIRDLLNIPEQMIPFSAIAIGHPAEEKTGRSRYEVSRIHDNLW from the coding sequence ATGGAAACAATGGACGCACTTTTAACCAGAAGAAGCATCCGAAAATATTTGCCGGATCCGGTCAGCAGAGATCTAATTGAGAATATCCTGAAAGCAGGCATGAGCGCACCATCGGCAGGAGATGAACAGCCCTGGCATTTCATTATAATTGACAGGCATGATCTGCTTGAAAAAATCTCGGAAATACATCCTTATGCAAAGATGCTGAAGAATTCTCCGGCAGCGTTACTTATCTGCGCAGACCCTGAAACTCCTAAATTTAAAGAGTTCTGGGTTCAGGACTGCTCGGCTGCAAGCGAAAATATGTTGCTCGCTGCTCATGATCAGGGGCTTGGAGCTGTCTGGATAGGGATTTACCCGGCTGAAAAACTCGTCACCGGAATAAGGGATTTGCTTAACATTCCTGAGCAGATGATTCCTTTTTCTGCAATTGCAATAGGTCATCCGGCAGAAGAAAAAACAGGAAGATCAAGGTATGAAGTCTCAAGAATTCACGACAATTTATGGTAA
- a CDS encoding AzlC family ABC transporter permease, which translates to MTEKEVKRRKERKGNTDLFVSALKTTIPVFLGYIPLGMAFGFLLDGAGYHWIYAFLMSLLIYAGAGQFLAVALLAAGAGLTEFVIATLLLNLRHSFYGLSLLEKFSGVGKVKPYLIFALTDETYALLTTTEVPAGGSKSRFYLYIAALDHLYWITGSVLGAVLGSLLDLNLEGMAFVLTALFVVLTIEQYFNSSVRFPFIAAVGAGALSLILFSPDNMLLISIILGTLILMGREKLMQGNISANKGMRKPNAVAAQPVQVQDGSKEEN; encoded by the coding sequence ATGACAGAAAAGGAGGTAAAAAGGCGCAAAGAACGGAAAGGCAATACAGACCTTTTTGTGAGCGCCCTCAAGACCACAATTCCTGTATTTCTCGGATATATACCTCTCGGAATGGCTTTTGGGTTCCTGCTTGACGGAGCAGGTTACCACTGGATTTATGCTTTCCTTATGAGCCTCCTTATTTATGCGGGTGCGGGCCAGTTTCTGGCAGTGGCTTTACTTGCTGCAGGAGCCGGGCTTACGGAGTTTGTCATAGCTACTCTGCTTCTTAATCTCAGACATTCATTTTATGGGCTGTCCCTGCTGGAAAAGTTTTCCGGCGTCGGGAAAGTCAAGCCTTACCTTATCTTTGCATTAACTGACGAAACCTATGCCCTTCTGACTACAACCGAAGTTCCTGCAGGCGGGTCAAAGTCAAGATTTTACTTATATATTGCAGCTCTCGACCATCTTTACTGGATTACAGGGTCCGTACTCGGAGCAGTGCTTGGCTCTCTGCTGGACCTCAACCTTGAGGGTATGGCTTTTGTGCTGACAGCCCTCTTTGTGGTGCTGACCATAGAACAATATTTCAATTCTAGCGTACGCTTTCCTTTCATAGCCGCAGTCGGAGCAGGAGCCCTCTCCCTCATACTTTTCAGTCCTGACAACATGCTGCTGATTTCAATTATTCTGGGGACTCTTATTCTGATGGGCAGGGAAAAATTGATGCAGGGAAATATAAGTGCGAATAAAGGAATGAGGAAACCTAATGCAGTGGCAGCTCAGCCTGTTCAGGTTCAGGATGGTTCAAAGGAGGAAAACTGA
- a CDS encoding branched-chain amino acid transporter permease — MNETLQMLVTIVVIALATFTTRVLPFLCFGSREPPAMLSTIEKNLPPMILLLLVIYCLKDVQFLAAPYGVPELFTIGVVAGLHFWKRNAMLSIFAGTGLYMAVVQFNVFSFL; from the coding sequence ATGAACGAAACCCTTCAAATGCTTGTAACCATAGTGGTAATAGCCCTTGCGACTTTTACTACAAGGGTTCTCCCTTTCCTGTGTTTTGGCTCAAGAGAGCCTCCGGCAATGCTCTCAACTATTGAAAAGAATCTGCCTCCAATGATCCTTCTCCTTCTAGTTATTTATTGCCTGAAAGATGTGCAGTTTCTTGCAGCTCCTTACGGGGTTCCGGAGCTTTTCACAATAGGGGTTGTTGCAGGACTGCACTTCTGGAAACGAAATGCCATGTTAAGTATCTTTGCAGGCACAGGACTTTATATGGCGGTTGTGCAGTTCAATGTCTTTTCTTTTCTCTAA
- a CDS encoding inorganic diphosphatase, with product MKIVIETPKYSFSKYRKTEEGYERAFFSPLPTIFNYGFIEGTTGPDGMEEDVVVLGPRLSRGSTFERENFDGLVKFLDNSIRDDKRLIYISGFCSPALLAFYFRLYALFKVFLYACRERKITTCRFEGIILEKSN from the coding sequence ATGAAAATAGTTATAGAAACTCCCAAATACAGTTTTTCGAAGTACAGAAAAACAGAAGAAGGATATGAAAGAGCTTTCTTTTCTCCCCTGCCTACTATCTTTAATTACGGCTTCATAGAAGGTACAACAGGTCCTGACGGCATGGAAGAAGATGTGGTTGTACTCGGTCCCCGTCTCTCAAGAGGGAGCACGTTTGAAAGAGAGAATTTTGACGGGTTGGTAAAGTTCCTTGATAATTCTATCCGGGATGATAAGAGACTGATATATATAAGCGGCTTCTGTTCTCCAGCCCTGTTAGCTTTTTATTTCCGGCTTTACGCCCTTTTCAAGGTTTTTCTCTATGCCTGTCGTGAAAGAAAAATCACAACATGCCGGTTTGAAGGGATTATACTCGAGAAATCAAACTGA
- a CDS encoding zinc ribbon domain-containing protein encodes MLVEYVNPEYTSQTCNRCNHISKNNRKGLRFHCETCGFELNADLNSARNIEHRTRDSRYILESQGCLSTIHTDT; translated from the coding sequence ATTTTAGTTGAGTATGTTAATCCTGAATACACATCTCAAACTTGTAATAGATGTAACCACATCTCTAAAAATAATAGAAAAGGATTAAGATTCCACTGTGAAACTTGTGGGTTTGAGTTAAATGCAGATTTGAATAGTGCTCGCAACATAGAACATAGAACACGAGATTCCAGGTATATCTTAGAATCTCAGGGATGTTTGTCAACCATCCATACGGATACTTGA
- a CDS encoding RNA-guided endonuclease TnpB family protein encodes MESTKTIQLKIIDVDNDLVETMQKYSEGMNYVSEVVFQNGKVIPARKLQGIVYGYLREKLGLKSQVSCNIPRQVAGSYKTLSDQIKCKKSEWQKLVYTPSSMTLSYKRDYTITEDSVSITTFSSGRKTYKIQNYDYALQYFKEPWKFAASKVVKHYNGDYYFHLTVSQEIEEPAIEKASTFMGVDVGINYLAVASTTDKKCKFFAGGEIKNKRNIYSKMRARLQSKGTLSAKRVLKRLAGKEQRFMKDVNHCISKAIVKFAVHEKVSVIGLEDLTDIRENTNGKLRKKQRYLHNSWAFRQLQSFVDYKAKQ; translated from the coding sequence ATGGAATCCACTAAAACAATACAACTAAAAATTATAGATGTTGATAATGACTTAGTGGAAACCATGCAGAAATATTCTGAAGGAATGAACTATGTTTCAGAAGTAGTCTTTCAGAATGGAAAAGTAATTCCTGCAAGAAAATTACAGGGAATTGTATATGGTTATCTGAGAGAAAAACTAGGATTAAAATCTCAGGTAAGTTGTAACATCCCTAGACAAGTTGCAGGATCTTATAAAACTCTTTCTGATCAAATTAAATGTAAAAAATCAGAATGGCAGAAGTTAGTTTATACTCCGTCTTCCATGACTCTTTCTTATAAAAGAGATTATACAATAACGGAAGATTCAGTTAGCATAACTACATTTAGTTCAGGAAGGAAAACATACAAAATTCAGAACTATGATTATGCTCTGCAATATTTTAAAGAACCTTGGAAGTTTGCAGCTTCTAAAGTTGTAAAACATTATAACGGAGATTACTATTTCCATCTAACAGTTTCTCAGGAAATAGAAGAACCCGCGATAGAAAAAGCATCTACTTTTATGGGTGTAGATGTTGGAATTAACTATCTTGCTGTTGCTTCTACTACTGACAAAAAATGTAAGTTTTTTGCAGGTGGAGAAATAAAAAACAAGCGTAATATCTATTCTAAAATGAGAGCAAGGTTACAATCTAAGGGAACTTTATCAGCTAAAAGAGTGTTAAAACGCTTAGCAGGTAAAGAGCAACGTTTTATGAAAGATGTTAACCATTGCATCTCTAAAGCTATCGTTAAATTTGCAGTTCACGAAAAGGTATCTGTAATTGGTCTTGAAGATCTAACCGACATTCGAGAGAATACTAATGGAAAACTCAGAAAGAAACAACGTTATTTACATAACAGTTGGGCTTTCAGACAATTACAGAGCTTCGTTGATTATAAAGCTAAACAGTAA
- a CDS encoding class I SAM-dependent methyltransferase, translating into MSFRNRVTLRDAMKGIIEEPLLPLVPKRFDYIGDIAVISIPAELGAYREAIVLKILSMRGNTRAVLNKVSKLEGERRVAHFELLSGESAETFHRENGYTYRMDVRKVFFNPRLYWERARVASKVLPGESILVPFAGVGPFVLPSAGKGAMVSAIEINPDACVCLKENLRLNKLEGKVTVIQGDAEFILCHSGSLKNEGLHVPENGFDRAIIPTPYGLDYFLEEVSDFIKKGGYIHFYTFKTESQIPELIEEYKKLGLEVEFYRRAGNVAPGVSRWVFDLIKK; encoded by the coding sequence ATGAGTTTTCGAAATAGAGTGACCCTGCGAGATGCAATGAAAGGAATCATTGAAGAGCCCCTTCTTCCACTGGTTCCGAAACGTTTTGACTATATCGGAGATATTGCAGTAATTTCGATTCCAGCGGAACTTGGAGCTTATAGAGAGGCTATCGTCTTAAAGATTCTTTCTATGAGAGGCAATACCCGTGCTGTGCTCAACAAGGTCAGCAAACTTGAAGGAGAGCGCAGGGTAGCTCACTTCGAACTTCTTTCCGGAGAATCTGCAGAGACCTTTCACAGGGAAAACGGTTACACATACAGAATGGATGTAAGAAAGGTTTTTTTCAATCCCAGACTCTACTGGGAAAGGGCACGTGTGGCTTCAAAAGTTCTCCCGGGAGAGTCTATTTTGGTTCCTTTTGCAGGCGTGGGTCCCTTTGTGCTCCCTTCGGCAGGAAAAGGGGCAATGGTTTCCGCAATTGAGATAAATCCTGATGCCTGTGTCTGTTTGAAAGAAAATCTCCGGTTGAACAAACTTGAAGGAAAGGTGACCGTTATCCAGGGAGATGCCGAGTTTATCCTTTGTCACTCGGGTTCTTTAAAAAATGAAGGACTCCATGTTCCGGAAAACGGGTTTGATAGGGCAATCATACCAACACCTTACGGTTTGGATTATTTTCTCGAAGAAGTTTCAGACTTTATTAAAAAAGGCGGATACATCCATTTCTACACTTTTAAAACCGAGTCTCAGATTCCGGAATTGATTGAAGAATACAAAAAACTGGGGCTCGAGGTTGAATTTTACAGACGCGCCGGAAATGTTGCTCCAGGTGTCAGCAGGTGGGTTTTTGATCTGATTAAAAAATGA
- a CDS encoding TIGR00297 family protein, whose translation MNRATPLLENGCSYHGIPVMHILYFLIILIAPFAGVDLLLVLSLGLFLGLRFSGKFLSCSRDAVSLSFSLILMLLISSVSKDLPYTFPFYIVLAAFAVAAVGNHSSFFSERGFMADFESGKSRMKRRSFSILWSSIFLALRITAAFLAASWIVYWQRLPIPYSFIFFIAVIGAVTGSLFESIPSKIDSNISVSLGAGMTMWIFEEFRYWVPPEKMLVALVFSLFLGALAYRAKIADVSALLSAALLGVLIIVFSGLPWFLLLLTFFILGGGFTRYKYTYKESIGIAQAKDGIRSYENVFSNSTAALVLAVAYGVFPEHSLPIIYAYMGTVATATGDTLASEIGTTAKGKPRMITTLKLSEPGADGAVSSLGEFAAIFGSAIIGVLGYTLGISNDFLLSVLITTAGGFFGTNIDSLLGATLQKRGLLSNSGVNFAATFAGAGVSAGIYLLVSGF comes from the coding sequence ATGAACAGAGCTACCCCCCTCCTCGAAAACGGGTGTTCCTATCATGGAATTCCTGTGATGCATATATTATATTTCCTGATTATTCTGATAGCTCCTTTTGCAGGGGTAGATCTCCTCCTCGTTCTTTCTCTTGGACTTTTCCTGGGACTGAGATTTTCTGGAAAGTTTCTTTCCTGTAGCAGGGATGCAGTCAGCCTTTCTTTTTCCCTCATATTGATGCTGCTTATTTCTTCGGTTTCTAAAGACCTTCCTTATACCTTTCCGTTTTACATAGTTCTTGCCGCCTTTGCAGTTGCAGCAGTAGGAAACCATAGCTCTTTTTTTTCGGAAAGAGGCTTCATGGCTGACTTTGAGTCCGGAAAGAGCAGAATGAAGCGGAGAAGTTTCTCAATATTATGGAGTTCGATTTTTCTCGCACTAAGGATTACCGCGGCATTTCTTGCAGCAAGCTGGATTGTCTACTGGCAAAGACTCCCAATCCCGTATAGTTTTATCTTTTTCATAGCCGTTATCGGGGCAGTCACAGGCTCACTTTTTGAGTCCATTCCTTCAAAGATAGACAGTAATATTTCGGTATCTCTAGGAGCGGGGATGACGATGTGGATTTTCGAGGAGTTCAGGTACTGGGTGCCTCCCGAGAAAATGCTTGTAGCTCTCGTTTTCTCCCTCTTTCTTGGTGCGCTGGCTTACAGAGCGAAAATTGCCGATGTTTCCGCTCTTCTCAGCGCTGCCCTGCTAGGGGTCCTTATTATCGTATTCAGCGGGCTTCCCTGGTTTTTGCTTCTGCTTACGTTCTTTATTCTGGGAGGCGGGTTTACCAGGTACAAGTATACATATAAAGAGTCAATAGGAATTGCACAGGCTAAAGACGGAATCCGGAGCTATGAAAACGTGTTCTCGAACAGCACCGCAGCTCTTGTCCTGGCAGTAGCATACGGTGTCTTTCCGGAACATAGTCTTCCGATCATTTATGCCTATATGGGTACTGTTGCAACTGCTACAGGTGATACCCTGGCAAGTGAAATCGGGACCACAGCAAAAGGAAAGCCCAGAATGATAACAACTCTCAAGCTTTCGGAACCCGGAGCTGATGGAGCTGTTTCCTCGCTTGGCGAATTTGCCGCAATTTTCGGGTCTGCAATCATAGGTGTGCTTGGCTATACTCTCGGTATTTCCAACGACTTTTTGCTCTCAGTTCTTATTACCACTGCAGGAGGTTTTTTCGGAACGAACATAGACAGCCTGCTTGGGGCAACTCTTCAAAAAAGAGGTCTGCTCTCAAACAGTGGAGTAAATTTCGCTGCAACCTTTGCAGGAGCAGGGGTTTCGGCAGGGATATATCTTCTGGTATCAGGATTTTAA